The following proteins are co-located in the Sandaracinaceae bacterium genome:
- a CDS encoding gamma-glutamylcyclotransferase, giving the protein MSPAETSALPRFAPLVDGPPRHDDAGLVFLADCTLSTERSDVFVSMLGAAIPGRVQGTAPGVVAGPRTHHGAMRHAVHPDGRVVAVQPERPSQPPRTAGASLFPEAVFVYGTLMRGEEREEPLRDLLAGVVPETSAVDGQLVHLGAWPGLLAAPGRVAGELYSVGTAARMASVLSVLDPIEDFVGYAVVPTEYVRVVVSVRTQRGPRWAWAYRYVGPVTRAQPIPTGRWRDAPRRLPWWRDD; this is encoded by the coding sequence GTGTCCCCCGCCGAGACCAGCGCTCTGCCTCGCTTCGCTCCGCTGGTTGACGGCCCGCCACGCCACGATGACGCGGGTCTCGTGTTCCTCGCGGACTGCACCCTGTCCACCGAGCGCTCTGACGTGTTTGTTTCGATGCTGGGCGCGGCCATCCCTGGTCGTGTGCAGGGCACCGCGCCGGGCGTGGTGGCCGGCCCACGAACGCACCACGGGGCGATGCGCCACGCGGTCCACCCCGACGGACGCGTGGTGGCGGTGCAACCCGAACGCCCGAGCCAGCCACCGCGCACCGCCGGGGCGTCCCTCTTTCCGGAGGCCGTGTTCGTCTACGGGACGCTGATGCGGGGCGAGGAGCGCGAGGAGCCGCTGCGCGACTTGCTGGCGGGCGTCGTGCCCGAGACGAGCGCGGTCGACGGGCAGCTGGTGCATCTCGGCGCGTGGCCTGGCCTGCTCGCGGCGCCGGGCCGGGTCGCGGGCGAGCTGTATTCCGTCGGCACGGCGGCGCGGATGGCCTCGGTGCTGTCCGTGCTCGATCCCATCGAGGACTTCGTTGGATACGCCGTTGTCCCCACGGAGTATGTGCGGGTTGTGGTGTCGGTGCGCACGCAGAGGGGCCCGCGCTGGGCCTGGGCGTACCGCTACGTGGGCCCTGTGACGCGGGCGCAGCCCATCCCGACTGGGCGCTGGAGGGACGCTCCCCGACGCCTCCCCTGGTGGCGCGACGACTGA